One region of Limnospira fusiformis SAG 85.79 genomic DNA includes:
- the gmk gene encoding guanylate kinase yields MIDSKTGQLIVITGPSGVGKGTIIRSLLQKYPQLHLSVSVTTRSPRPGEVHGKDYFFVTRDRFQQMVQQQELLEWAEFAGNFYGTPRLAVQDKIQQGENVLLEIELEGARQISQTFPQALRIFILPPSLQELENRLRNRATDSQEAIARRIQRAKTEIAAAGEFHHTLINDNLDRALAELETLF; encoded by the coding sequence ATGATTGACAGCAAAACTGGCCAGCTCATTGTCATTACCGGACCTAGTGGCGTGGGAAAAGGAACGATTATTCGATCGCTTCTCCAAAAATATCCACAACTCCATCTTTCCGTCTCCGTTACTACCCGTTCTCCCCGTCCCGGAGAAGTCCATGGAAAAGACTATTTTTTCGTCACTCGCGATCGCTTTCAACAAATGGTTCAACAACAAGAGCTACTAGAATGGGCTGAGTTTGCCGGAAATTTCTACGGGACACCCCGCTTGGCTGTCCAAGATAAAATTCAGCAGGGAGAGAATGTTCTACTCGAAATTGAACTAGAAGGCGCTAGACAGATCTCACAGACCTTTCCACAGGCTCTGCGAATTTTTATCCTTCCACCTTCTCTACAAGAACTCGAGAACCGTCTACGAAATCGCGCCACTGACTCCCAAGAGGCGATCGCTCGTCGTATTCAACGCGCTAAAACTGAAATCGCCGCCGCCGGGGAATTTCACCACACCTTAATCAACGACAACCTCGATCGCGCCCTCGCAGAACTCGAAACCCTCTTTTAA
- a CDS encoding DUF4126 domain-containing protein, with translation MIEILAVLSASAAGGMRIALPLLLIGLLRNNLWSDVPLLSALSPKVVIGVLVSWSLFELFASKQLLGQRILQVFQLVFSPVVGAIMGLAIAEASSFPSWLLWLLGIVGGLLALVLQLVQAGWFYRLRGLPLWAIFVQDGLCIALVMFAFDAPEQGGLIALFLLWLAIRSSTEWYKWYTQQASNRHRSQPRLGKQDPD, from the coding sequence ATGATTGAAATTTTAGCAGTTCTTTCCGCATCAGCAGCAGGAGGTATGAGAATTGCGCTTCCACTCCTACTAATTGGATTACTGCGAAATAATTTATGGTCTGATGTACCACTTCTTTCGGCTCTGTCTCCCAAGGTGGTAATTGGTGTTTTGGTGAGCTGGTCCCTCTTTGAACTTTTCGCCTCGAAACAATTATTAGGACAGCGCATTCTCCAGGTATTTCAACTGGTGTTTAGTCCCGTAGTCGGAGCGATTATGGGTTTGGCGATCGCTGAAGCCAGTTCTTTCCCCTCCTGGTTGTTGTGGTTGCTGGGAATTGTTGGGGGACTTTTGGCTTTAGTCTTACAATTGGTACAAGCGGGATGGTTTTACCGTCTGCGAGGCTTACCTCTATGGGCAATTTTTGTCCAGGATGGTTTGTGTATTGCTCTGGTTATGTTTGCTTTTGATGCTCCTGAACAGGGGGGGTTAATTGCTTTATTCTTGCTCTGGCTCGCTATTCGTAGCTCTACAGAATGGTATAAATGGTATACTCAGCAGGCTAGTAATCGCCATCGTAGCCAGCCTCGACTGGGGAAGCAAGACCCTGATTAA
- the clpP gene encoding ATP-dependent Clp endopeptidase proteolytic subunit ClpP, with protein MPIGVPSVPYRLPGSTYEQWISIYERLFRERIIFLSEEVDDGIANAIVAYMLYLDSEDPSKPIYLYINSPGGSVTAGMAIYDTMQYIRSDVVTICVGMAASMGAFLLAAGTKGKRLALPHARIMIHQPLGGTRGQATDIEIEAKEILRIRKVLNEMLAERSGQTLEKIEKDTDRDYFMSAAEAHEYGLIDQVIEERPV; from the coding sequence ATGCCTATTGGTGTTCCTAGTGTTCCTTATCGCCTTCCTGGTAGTACCTATGAACAGTGGATCAGTATCTATGAAAGACTTTTCCGCGAACGAATTATCTTTTTGTCGGAAGAGGTTGACGACGGTATTGCTAATGCGATCGTCGCTTATATGCTGTATTTGGACTCCGAAGACCCCTCCAAACCCATTTACCTCTATATCAATTCCCCTGGCGGTTCGGTAACTGCCGGGATGGCGATTTACGATACCATGCAATATATCAGGTCTGATGTGGTGACTATCTGCGTGGGTATGGCTGCTTCTATGGGTGCATTTCTCCTGGCTGCGGGAACTAAAGGTAAACGCCTAGCCCTCCCCCATGCTAGGATTATGATTCACCAACCTTTGGGGGGGACTCGCGGACAAGCCACTGATATTGAAATTGAGGCTAAAGAAATTCTCCGAATTCGTAAGGTCCTCAATGAGATGTTAGCAGAAAGATCCGGTCAAACTCTCGAAAAAATTGAGAAAGACACCGATCGCGATTACTTTATGTCCGCCGCCGAAGCCCACGAATATGGTTTAATTGATCAGGTCATTGAAGAACGCCCAGTTTAG
- a CDS encoding ATP-dependent Clp protease proteolytic subunit: MAVDEVLRVPYQIPGSQYWQWVNIYTRLSQERIIFLNQPLTTGVANSLVSAMLYLDSDDQNKPIYMYINSIGDPVLAGMANESMGMMSVMAALAVYDTMQHIKSEIVTICLGQAVGMAALLLSCGSKGKRASLPNSMITLYNPQTGTQGQATDIQVTADEILSKRALMMDIFHQNTGQTIEKLTKDMNRTFYMTPEEAKEYGIIDRVLTTLKLT, translated from the coding sequence ATGGCTGTCGATGAAGTTCTTCGCGTTCCTTATCAGATTCCTGGTAGTCAATACTGGCAGTGGGTTAACATCTATACTCGTTTGAGTCAAGAACGAATTATTTTTCTGAATCAGCCTCTGACAACCGGTGTCGCTAATTCCCTGGTGTCGGCTATGTTGTATCTTGACTCCGACGATCAGAATAAACCCATCTATATGTACATCAACTCCATTGGTGATCCAGTCCTAGCAGGTATGGCTAATGAGTCCATGGGAATGATGTCAGTCATGGCGGCTTTGGCTGTATATGACACTATGCAACACATCAAATCGGAGATTGTGACTATCTGTTTGGGTCAAGCAGTGGGGATGGCAGCTTTGTTATTGTCCTGCGGTTCCAAAGGTAAACGGGCTAGTCTTCCTAATTCCATGATTACTCTTTATAACCCCCAAACCGGAACCCAAGGACAAGCTACCGATATTCAAGTAACCGCTGACGAGATCCTCTCGAAACGGGCTTTAATGATGGATATCTTTCACCAAAATACTGGTCAAACCATTGAGAAATTGACTAAGGACATGAACCGCACTTTTTACATGACTCCAGAAGAGGCGAAAGAGTATGGTATCATCGACCGTGTTTTAACAACTCTAAAGTTGACTTGA
- a CDS encoding ATP-dependent Clp protease proteolytic subunit, whose translation MSSSVYTVQSPYYYSDSAIRTPPPDLPSLLLKERIIYLGSPLVSSDDYKRQLGVDVTKLIIAQLLYLQFSDPEKPIYFYINSTGTSWYTGDAIGQDTEAFAICDTMSYVKPPVHTICIGQAMGTAAMILSAGTKGCRTSLPHATIVLNQPRMGMGRSQATDIQIRAKEVLANKASILDILSQNTGQPVEKIAKDTDRMFYLTPEAAKEYGLIDRVLESTKELPKQLPVGV comes from the coding sequence ATGAGTTCATCGGTTTATACTGTGCAATCACCATACTACTACAGCGACAGTGCCATTAGGACACCACCCCCAGACCTACCCTCCTTGCTACTCAAGGAAAGGATTATCTATCTAGGGTCGCCTCTAGTTTCCTCGGACGACTATAAGCGACAACTAGGGGTTGATGTCACCAAACTAATTATCGCCCAGTTGCTTTATCTGCAATTTTCCGATCCAGAAAAGCCTATTTACTTCTATATCAACTCTACCGGAACCTCTTGGTATACGGGAGATGCGATCGGACAAGATACCGAAGCCTTCGCGATTTGCGATACCATGAGCTATGTCAAACCCCCTGTGCATACTATCTGCATTGGTCAGGCTATGGGTACAGCCGCGATGATTCTTTCCGCCGGGACAAAAGGCTGTCGTACCAGTCTCCCCCATGCCACCATTGTTTTAAACCAACCTCGTATGGGGATGGGACGCTCTCAGGCTACTGATATCCAAATTAGGGCTAAAGAAGTCCTCGCCAACAAAGCATCGATCTTGGATATTTTGTCCCAAAATACCGGACAACCTGTGGAAAAAATTGCCAAAGATACCGATCGGATGTTCTATTTAACACCAGAGGCGGCTAAAGAATATGGGTTGATTGATCGGGTTCTCGAAAGCACTAAGGAATTGCCCAAACAATTACCCGTTGGTGTGTAG
- the remA gene encoding extracellular matrix/biofilm regulator RemA, with protein sequence MDIQLINIGFGNIICGNRVIAIVGPESAPIKRIITDARDRGQLIDATYGRRTRAVIITDSNHVVLSAIQPETVANRFVVEKNGANRLS encoded by the coding sequence ATGGATATTCAACTCATTAATATCGGCTTTGGCAATATTATCTGTGGTAATCGTGTCATCGCTATTGTCGGCCCCGAATCAGCCCCCATTAAGCGTATCATTACAGACGCACGAGACCGAGGACAGCTTATTGATGCTACCTATGGACGGCGCACCAGAGCCGTGATTATTACCGACTCCAATCATGTGGTTCTCTCAGCTATTCAGCCAGAAACCGTCGCTAACCGATTTGTGGTTGAGAAAAACGGTGCTAATCGCCTTTCATAA
- a CDS encoding J domain-containing protein, which translates to MDTTDYYRTLGLRSGASLEAVKASYRKLARQYHPDVNQNNPQAKERFIALTEAYKFLLDVAKPDSQMAWATASYTHFPKGTTSHYPTGKNKVYHPENRIQFNPELSETEQKLKDNCYKQLQQLLRYQRFPRAIALVEGLAHRIPQDQEIRQWQAITYQRWARQLIKERQTDKARNYLKKALRTDPHNRTLWAEVERDFQSLESVYS; encoded by the coding sequence ATGGACACAACGGATTACTATCGCACATTGGGTTTAAGATCAGGGGCGAGTTTGGAAGCGGTCAAGGCTTCCTATCGGAAACTCGCCCGACAATATCATCCTGATGTTAATCAAAATAATCCCCAAGCAAAGGAAAGATTTATCGCCTTAACGGAGGCTTATAAGTTTCTGTTAGATGTCGCTAAACCTGATTCCCAAATGGCTTGGGCTACGGCCTCTTATACCCACTTCCCCAAGGGTACAACCTCCCATTATCCCACGGGGAAAAATAAGGTCTATCACCCGGAAAACCGGATTCAATTTAACCCGGAACTCTCGGAAACTGAGCAAAAATTGAAGGACAATTGCTATAAACAATTGCAGCAATTACTCAGATATCAGCGATTCCCTAGGGCGATCGCTTTAGTGGAAGGACTAGCCCACAGAATCCCCCAAGACCAGGAAATCCGACAGTGGCAGGCTATTACTTATCAACGTTGGGCTCGTCAACTTATCAAAGAACGCCAAACCGATAAAGCCCGCAATTACCTCAAAAAAGCCCTCCGTACTGACCCTCACAATCGCACGCTGTGGGCGGAAGTTGAACGAGATTTTCAATCCCTAGAAAGTGTCTATTCCTAA
- a CDS encoding vWA domain-containing protein, producing MKVSLQPSLNDPNLDPNQESNQRQLSISVSAVPDPFEGQVPMNLCLILDHSGSMNGQPLETVKQAAKELIDRLNVGDRISVVAFDHRAKVLVPNQDLTDPDGIKKKIDGLRCSGGTAIDEGIKLGIEELGKGKQDRISQGFLLTDGENEHGDNKRCLKLAKLATEYKLTINSLGFGDDWNQDILEKIADAGGGALGYIEYPEQAIAEFGRLFTRMQSVGLTNAYLLFSLFPYVRLAQLKPVAQVYPDTIELPILPKGEQLAVRLGDLMKDTERIILANLYVDVGNLPISKQAIAQVQVRYDDPALGIEKLYSQPVLVEANVLGDYRPTSDPKVQKHILALAKYRQTQIAETKLQQGDRAGAATMLQTAAKTALQMGDNSAATVLQGSATRLQSGEELSDSERKKTRIASKTTLK from the coding sequence ATGAAAGTCAGTTTGCAGCCTTCCCTCAACGATCCGAACCTAGACCCAAATCAAGAATCGAATCAGCGTCAACTGTCAATTTCGGTTTCAGCGGTTCCTGATCCGTTTGAGGGTCAAGTTCCCATGAATCTATGTTTGATTTTAGACCACAGTGGTTCTATGAATGGTCAACCATTGGAAACGGTGAAACAGGCGGCGAAAGAACTTATCGATCGCTTAAATGTAGGCGATCGGATTTCGGTAGTTGCTTTTGATCACCGAGCTAAGGTATTGGTTCCTAATCAAGACCTCACCGATCCTGATGGTATCAAAAAAAAGATTGATGGTTTGCGCTGTTCCGGGGGAACGGCTATTGATGAAGGTATCAAGCTGGGAATTGAGGAGTTAGGAAAGGGTAAACAGGATCGGATTTCTCAAGGGTTTCTTCTCACTGACGGGGAAAATGAACACGGGGATAATAAACGTTGTCTCAAACTCGCCAAACTGGCCACGGAATATAAGTTAACTATTAATTCTTTGGGATTTGGAGACGACTGGAATCAGGATATTTTAGAGAAAATTGCCGATGCGGGTGGCGGTGCTTTGGGATATATTGAATACCCCGAACAGGCGATCGCTGAGTTTGGCCGTCTGTTTACCCGTATGCAATCGGTGGGACTCACTAACGCTTACCTATTATTCTCCCTATTTCCTTATGTCCGCTTGGCTCAACTCAAGCCAGTCGCACAGGTTTATCCTGATACTATTGAACTTCCTATACTGCCAAAAGGAGAACAACTCGCGGTTCGCTTGGGGGATTTAATGAAAGATACCGAACGGATTATCTTGGCTAACCTTTATGTTGATGTTGGCAATTTGCCGATCAGTAAACAGGCGATCGCTCAAGTTCAAGTCCGCTATGATGACCCGGCTTTGGGTATTGAAAAGCTCTATTCTCAGCCGGTTTTGGTGGAAGCTAATGTCCTCGGAGATTATCGCCCTACTTCCGATCCCAAGGTTCAAAAACATATTTTGGCTTTGGCTAAGTACCGACAAACTCAAATCGCTGAAACTAAACTACAACAAGGCGATCGCGCCGGTGCTGCTACTATGTTACAAACAGCGGCTAAAACCGCTTTACAAATGGGCGACAACAGTGCTGCTACTGTCCTCCAAGGTAGTGCAACTCGCCTCCAGTCCGGCGAAGAACTATCGGACTCCGAACGCAAGAAAACTCGCATAGCATCGAAAACTACTCTCAAGTAG
- a CDS encoding IS630 family transposase: protein MPAPYSYDLRQKVIDAIELDGMPKTEASQVFHVSRNTINLWLQRKAQTGDFLPKPNHPPGNNHKITDWQKFKAFAQEHGHKTSAQMAELWDDDISPRTISRALKKIGFTRKKTYGYQERWKQQREEFMAQIEQMEPQEVVYLDEAGMNSQDSDYPYGYCEEGKRFHALKSGKRQGRVSMIAAWCHQQLLAPFSFEGCCNRTVFELWLEFILIPTLKPGQTLVLDNATFHKGGRIPELVEAAQCRLLYLPPYSPDLNKIEKCWSWLKARIRHCIEQFDSLHDAMDSVLKTAS from the coding sequence ATGCCAGCCCCCTATAGTTACGACCTCAGACAAAAAGTTATTGATGCCATTGAACTAGACGGTATGCCCAAAACAGAAGCCAGTCAAGTTTTCCATGTCAGCCGGAACACCATTAATCTCTGGCTGCAAAGAAAAGCACAGACCGGAGACTTCCTCCCTAAACCTAATCACCCACCTGGCAATAACCACAAAATTACCGACTGGCAGAAATTCAAGGCTTTTGCCCAAGAGCATGGCCACAAAACCTCCGCTCAAATGGCTGAACTTTGGGATGACGACATCTCTCCTCGCACCATATCCAGAGCCTTGAAGAAAATTGGCTTCACCAGAAAAAAAACTTACGGCTACCAAGAACGTTGGAAGCAACAGCGAGAGGAGTTTATGGCTCAGATTGAACAGATGGAGCCACAAGAAGTGGTCTACCTCGATGAAGCCGGCATGAATAGTCAGGACTCGGATTACCCTTATGGTTACTGCGAGGAAGGAAAACGCTTCCATGCACTCAAATCAGGGAAGAGGCAGGGCAGGGTAAGTATGATAGCCGCATGGTGTCATCAACAACTCTTAGCTCCCTTTAGCTTTGAGGGTTGTTGTAATCGGACAGTGTTTGAGTTGTGGTTGGAGTTCATCTTAATTCCAACACTGAAGCCAGGTCAGACTCTAGTGCTAGACAATGCAACGTTTCATAAAGGGGGACGGATTCCTGAGCTAGTGGAGGCGGCTCAATGCCGTTTGCTCTATCTACCACCTTATTCGCCAGACCTCAACAAGATAGAGAAATGTTGGTCGTGGTTGAAAGCCCGCATTCGCCATTGTATTGAGCAGTTTGATTCTCTCCATGATGCCATGGATTCCGTTCTCAAAACTGCGTCCTAA
- the cruG gene encoding 2'-O-glycosyltransferase CruG: MFIPSPGLLALFNLSTYESISALALLILSLQLPATAILLSRLFRGLQRRPQLHIAPPTPDLLGKVSVIVPTLNEATRLGPCLSGLTLQGYEVREIIIVDSNSVDATQDMVIAQSQRDPRFRLTTDDPLPPGWVGRPWALHTGFLHTSPASEWVLGIDADTQPQPGLVAALVRAAENSQYDLISLSSQFILKYPGELWLQPALLITLVYRFGPPDTAPKTPERVMANGQCFLCRRAVLEALNGYTTASNSFCDDVTLARNAAKKGFRVGFWDGAALLKVRMYDGFMDTWSGWGRSLDLKDASSRAGLWADLGFLLCCQGLPLFVLTIGLALGLLSPHHNPIFTCLWRLNAFLFIIRVALSGAIASSYNFSQAQAKWVFWLSPLADPLAVFRLFLSATQRPTQWRGRYYE; encoded by the coding sequence ATGTTCATCCCCAGCCCTGGTCTACTAGCCCTGTTTAACTTATCCACTTACGAGAGTATCAGTGCCTTAGCCCTGTTAATACTTTCCCTACAACTCCCCGCCACCGCGATTTTACTCTCCCGCCTATTTCGAGGGTTACAGCGTCGCCCACAATTACACATAGCCCCCCCCACCCCAGACCTATTGGGTAAAGTTAGCGTCATTGTCCCCACCCTCAACGAAGCCACCCGCCTCGGTCCTTGTTTATCAGGTTTGACCCTCCAAGGCTATGAAGTACGCGAAATCATCATTGTTGATAGTAACTCAGTCGATGCCACCCAAGATATGGTCATCGCCCAAAGCCAGCGCGACCCTCGTTTCCGCTTAACTACCGATGACCCCTTACCTCCCGGCTGGGTAGGTCGTCCTTGGGCTTTACATACTGGCTTTTTACACACTTCCCCCGCCTCGGAATGGGTTTTGGGTATTGATGCAGACACACAACCTCAACCCGGACTGGTCGCGGCCTTGGTTAGGGCGGCAGAAAATTCTCAATATGACCTGATTTCTCTATCCTCTCAGTTTATCCTTAAATACCCAGGGGAATTGTGGTTACAACCTGCCCTCTTAATTACCCTCGTCTATCGATTTGGCCCCCCCGATACGGCTCCTAAGACCCCGGAACGGGTTATGGCTAATGGCCAATGCTTTTTGTGTCGCCGTGCGGTTTTGGAAGCGTTGAATGGTTACACCACGGCATCAAATTCCTTTTGTGATGATGTGACTTTGGCGAGAAATGCTGCTAAAAAAGGCTTTCGCGTCGGGTTTTGGGATGGGGCGGCGCTGCTGAAGGTGCGGATGTATGATGGGTTTATGGATACTTGGTCTGGCTGGGGGCGATCGCTTGATTTAAAGGATGCTTCTTCTAGGGCGGGACTATGGGCGGATCTCGGTTTCCTATTATGCTGTCAGGGTCTACCCCTGTTTGTGTTAACTATCGGCTTGGCTTTGGGGTTACTCTCTCCCCACCATAACCCTATATTTACCTGTCTATGGCGCTTAAATGCTTTCCTCTTTATTATCCGTGTCGCTTTGTCGGGTGCGATCGCTTCTTCATATAATTTCAGCCAAGCACAAGCTAAATGGGTCTTCTGGCTATCTCCCCTCGCTGACCCCCTCGCTGTTTTCCGCCTCTTTCTCTCGGCTACCCAAAGACCTACCCAGTGGCGAGGACGCTACTATGAATAA